From the genome of Aspergillus chevalieri M1 DNA, chromosome 8, nearly complete sequence, one region includes:
- a CDS encoding putative pathogenesis associated protein Pep2 (COG:S;~EggNog:ENOG410PUNC;~InterPro:IPR037401,IPR032710;~PFAM:PF13577), with amino-acid sequence MVDLHSLPAGSRPENAIRNNGPDDLALERYKLRELAEGWPAYRDACEWENLKSIFHPDAYIYTTWTGRTFYLDFIAASQRGMNNGAFIMHRVHGSTTDITPDAVRAVTKMKATITQRFVIDGCEVDAEADCRFCFFWEKNIANGEWRARFVRHWYEKDKLLPVNPRKVPQLDEKKLEEYPNGYRYLAYCQEKTMGVEVLRDMPGHRRENDNANGQKHDLLYWQCKQWLDGEAVDI; translated from the exons ATGGTCGATTTGCATAGTCTTCCCGCTGGCTCTAGACCGGAGAACGCAATTCGTAACAATGGACCAGACGATCTGGCATTGGAGCGATATAAACTCCGCGAATTAGCAGAAGGATGGCCTGCTTATCG TGACGCCTGCGAATGGGAAAACCTGAAGTCCATCTTTCATCCCGATGCATACATCTACACCACCTGGACGGGCCGCACATTCTACCTTGACTTCATCGCCGCTTCACAACGAGGCATGAACAACGGCGCCTTCATCATGCATCGGGTCCATGGCTCGACGACCGATATCACTCCAGATGCCGTCCGGGCAGTCACCAAAATGAAAGCCACCATTACTCAGCGATTCGTAATTGATGGATGCGAGGTCGATGCGGAGGCGGACTGTCGgttctgcttcttctgggAAAAGAACATTGCGAACGGGGAATGGCGCGCCCGGTTCGTGCGGCATTGGTACGAAAAGGATAAACTTCTGCCGGTAAACCCGCGCAAGGTTCCGCAACTAGATGAGAAGAAATTGGAGGAGTACCCCAATGGTTATCGGTACTTGGCGTATTGCCAAGAGAAAACAATGGGTGTTGAGGTTCTGCGCGATATGCCGGGTCACCGAAGAGAGAATGATAATGCAAACGGGCAGAAACATGATCTGCTGTATTGGCAGTGCAAGCAATGGCTTGATGGTGAGGCTGTGGACATTTAA
- a CDS encoding uncharacterized protein (COG:S;~EggNog:ENOG410PV13), protein MDPQPEIFNLEDFTSSSPETDPNVEGIPVQLTNSKSHSLQTSKIEYIDDLPEYPTSHIHGYSYVVASRGRSQNEMEQLVHEIQYSRRQQHGPRRPVKCPFFNCLVKRWTWKCSGIYACEFLNPFLQSYHHTFVDEDCWDVIRNTQRNIQILEANIGKRNAYSYYRSKNEFFNKGYACIDQLPTCKPVFKRHTQMNVHGEFPPYIGCSNGSNEFLTKHHRGSIQGHTSIDLQFLEDLFNHDIMPPTEECGVFESLASRRKYCDRDHLQGPGRLQHTSCGVIFTALVPVDINECPYILFTSHGIHQHPPPPPSKAPERILQGVKRIIQQIQDPSLTTAQFLRSPQLEAFCQQYGASTLAEIHSSFCNKDRIATIIQKQRLLSYPNGQDINGLLFLQNRDSLINEYIQEKYHDSQGTMVFCAFKDQIDLLSTLSSFEIDMSFKRIRSKEMNEVLFATFMPDQCKIITLLRVFTSEDSTEGYYLLFKRAFHLIEKVSGRPVLFDPIHGSGIHGIIVDMDTKQYTGLGQYLSEIDPQHQDPTWQLQHIIIFCRVHFQRSILKAIGTKNKGSGLWSRMMSLLDCQSEAEYDELIKLLIQYESPAVQTWAIQKKSAVIKAGLNESCSKIQPHYFNILRNHTNAVEQSHQKSYASGKYLTLAEAARNSAKLDKDDILQYHNFQQFNIHHSYRASTMEANYLRHMSRERRGHKRQRLSSTAESERQASSQNFEISHENSRGSSSQVADNESTTSSRNLRRVASTNILTIEQRRQELELRDLEAEVKRKEEEVRLKQLQNEQLELELIVMGRSLAI, encoded by the exons atggatcctcagcctgaaatcttcaatttagaagattttacttcatcaagtccagagactgatcccaatgtcgag ggcattcctgtacaactcacaaattcaaaaagccattctctccagacatcaaaaattgaatatattgatgacttaccagagtatccgacaagtcatattcatggatattcatatgttgttgcatctagagggcgatcacagaatgaaatggagcagcttgttcatgag attcaatactcacggcgtcaacaacatggaccaaggagaccagtcaaatgcccatttttcaactgtttagttaaaagatggacttggaaatgctctggtatctacgcatgtgaatttttgaatccatttcttcaatcctatcatcatacatttgttgatgaggattgttgggatgtgattcgaaatactcagaggaatatccaaatcctggaggcaaatattggaaaacgaaatgcatacag ctattatcggtcaaaaaatgaatttttcaataagggttatgcatgcattgaccagcttccaacttgcaagccagtttttaagcggcatacccaaatg aatgtccatggtgaatttccaccatatattggctgtagtaatggatccaatgagtttttaacaaaacatcatcgaggatctattcaaggccatacatcaattgatctacagttccttgaggacctttttaatcatgatattatgccaccaactgaagaatgtggtgtttttgaatcattagcatcccgacgaaagtattgcg atcgagatcaccttcaggggccaggcagactacagcatacttcctgtggtgttatttttactgctttagtgccagttgatatcaatgaatgtccatatatcctctttacatcccatggaattcaccagcatccacctccaccaccaagcaaggcaccagaacgaattttacaaggggttaaaaggattatccaacaaatacaagacccgagtttgaccacag cacaatttcttcgaagtccacaactagaggcattttgtcagcagtatggtgcttctacattagcagagatccactctagcttctgtaataaagaccgaattgcaacaattatccagaaacaacgacttctttcataccctaatggacaggatattaatgggttgctattcctacagaaccgggattcgctaatcaat gaatacattcaagagaaatatcatgattctcaaggtacaatggtattttgtgccttcaaggatcagattgacttattatcaactttatcttcatttgaaattgatatgtctttcaagcgaattcgatccaaagagatgaatgaggttctttttgcaacattcatgccagatcaatgcaaaa tcataactttacttcgagtctttaccagtgaggattctactgaaggttactatttacttttcaagcgagcattccatcttattgagaaggtttctggacgaccagttctatttgatccaattcatggatctgggattcatggtattattgttgatatggacacaaaacagtacacag ggcttgggcaatatctttctgaaattgatcctcaacaccaagatcctacatggcagttacagcatattatcatattctgtcgtgttcattttcaacgctcaattttaaaggcaattgggactaaaaataaaggatcaggcctttggagtcgcatgatgagtctcctagattgccagtcagaggctgagtatgatgagttgattaaactactgatac aatatgaatcgccagcagtccagacctgggccatacaaaaaaagagtgcagttattaaggcaggtctaaatgaatcatgctcaaaaattcagccacattattttaatattctacgaaaccatacaaatgctgttgagcaatcacaccaaaaatcatatgcttcagggaaatatttgactttggctgaagcagctcggaa ttctgcaaaacttgacaaagatgatattcttcaatatcataattttcagcagttcaatattcatcattcatatcgagcttctacaatggaggcaaactatctgcgacacatgagtcgggaaa gaagaggccataaacgtcagcgattatcttcaacagctgaatcagagaggcaagcaagcagtcaaaattttgaaatctcacatgaaaattcaagaggttcttcttctcaggttgctgataatga atctacaacctcatcacggaatcttcgccgagtggcttcaacaaacatactgacaattgaacaacgccgtcaagaattagaattacgagacctggaggcagaagtcaaaaggaaagaagaagaagttcgcttgaaacagcttcaaaatgagcaattagagctggaacttattgtaatgggccgaagccttgctatctaa
- a CDS encoding uncharacterized protein (SECRETED:SignalP(1-24)) — protein MYVDTSKLATVALATILSANSVLGAPIVGRSSNLLTRDPRGSHGSTSHKVSEVTGAISDGTGAIADAMTLQEYLNQKRSPRGHHSGSGSSTGERVSTWTGALGDITGMGADAATIAEAANNQKRSPRGHHSGSSSSTGERVSTWTGALGDITGMGADAATIAEAANNQKRSPRGHHSGSSSSTGERVSTWTGALGDITGMGADAATIAEAANNQKRSPRGHHSGSSSSTGERVSTWTGALGDITGMGADAATIAEAANNQKRSPRGHHSGSSSSTGERVSTWTGALGDITGMGADAATIAEAANNQKRSPKGHGSSHGGSSSSSSDKALDGLDAAGNIIGIGADAATIAEAANQKRSPKGHGGSSSSSSDKALNGLDAAGNIIGIGADAATIAEAANQKRSPKGHGGSSSSSSDKALGGLDAAGNIIGIGADAATIAEAANQKRSPKGHGGSSSSSDKALNGLDATSNIVGIGADITTIADAANQKRAPKGHGSSHGGSSSSDKALNGLDAAGNIIGIGADAATIAEAANQKRSPKGHGGSSSSDKALNGLDATSNIVGIGADLTTIADAASQ, from the coding sequence ATGTATGTCGACACTTCCAAGCTCGCTACCGTGGCTCTCGCCACCATCCTCTCCGCCAACTCAGTCCTCGGTGCGCCAATTGTTGGTCGTTCTTCCAACTTGTTGACCCGTGACCCCCGTGGCTCCCACGGCTCGACCTCCCACAAGGTCTCTGAGGTTACCGGCGCCATCTCTGACGGTACTGGTGCGATAGCCGATGCCATGACCCTCCAAGAGTATCTGAACCAAAAGCGCAGCCCCCGCGGCCAccactctggctctggcagCTCTACTGGTGAAAGAGTTTCGACTTGGACTGGTGCTCTGGGCGACATTACTGGCATGGGAGCAGACGCAGCCACTATTGCGGAGgccgccaacaaccaaaagcgCTCTCCTCGCGGCCACCACTCTGGCTCTAGCTCTTCCACCGGTGAACGGGTTTCGACTTGGACCGGTGCTCTGGGCGACATTACTGGCATGGGAGCAGACGCAGCCACTATTGCGGAGgccgccaacaaccaaaagcgCTCTCCTCGCGGCCACCACTCTGGCTCTAGCTCTTCCACCGGTGAACGGGTTTCGACTTGGACCGGTGCTCTGGGCGACATTACTGGCATGGGAGCAGACGCAGCCACTATTGCGGAGgccgccaacaaccaaaagcgCTCTCCTCGCGGCCACCACTCTGGCTCTAGCTCTTCCACCGGTGAACGGGTTTCGACTTGGACCGGTGCTCTGGGCGACATTACTGGCATGGGAGCAGACGCAGCCACTATTGCGGAGgccgccaacaaccaaaagcgCTCTCCTCGCGGCCACCACTCTGGCTCTAGCTCTTCCACCGGTGAACGGGTTTCGACTTGGACCGGTGCTCTGGGCGACATTACTGGCATGGGAGCAGACGCAGCCACTATTGCTGAggccgccaacaaccagaagcGTTCGCCTAAGGGCCATGGCTCTAGCCATGGcggctcttcttcctcttccagcgACAAGGCTCTGGATGGTCTTGATGCGGCCGGTAACATCATCGGCATCGGCGCTGACGCTGCGACTATCGCCGAAGCCGCCAACCAAAAGCGTTCTCCCAAGGGTCACGGtggttcctcttcttcttccagcGATAAGGCTCTGAACGGTCTCGACGCCGCTGGTAACATCATTGGCATCGGCGCTGACGCTGCGACTATCGCCGAAGCCGCCAACCAAAAGCGTTCTCCCAAGGGTCACGGtggttcctcttcttcttccagcGACAAGGCTCTGGGTGGTCTTGATGCGGCCGGTAACATCATTGGCATCGGTGCCGACGCTGCGACTATCGCCGAAGCCGCCAACCAAAAGCGTTCTCCCAAGGGTCACGGtggttcctcttcttccagcgATAAGGCCTTGAACGGTCTCGATGCTACCTCCAACATTGTCGGCATTGGTGCTGATATCACCACTATCGCTGACGCCGCCAACCAGAAGCGCGCCCCCAAGGGCCATGGTTCTAGCCACGGTGGATCTAGCTCTTCTGATAAGGCTCTGAATGGTCTTGATGCGGCCGGTAACATCATTGGCATCGGCGCTGACGCTGCGACTATCGCTGAGGCTGCCAACCAAAAGCGTTCTCCCAAGGGTCACGGTGGATCTAGCTCTAGCGACAAGGCCCTGAACGGTCTCGATGCTACCTCCAACATTGTTGGAATTGGTGCCGATCTCACCACAATTGCGGACGCTGCCAGCCAGTAG